A region from the Paenibacillus humicola genome encodes:
- a CDS encoding alkaline phosphatase family protein produces MKKASAFEIAAARGWNLLNEGKPFTPIFTLFLYAIYHASRWDVPSFWGAFALGAVIALPVFALYFKYDFPLFLRNYLWLPLVAAIVLWKDGRIDIGLYAGAVLVFLFFTVYFWGTFYYHLRIGTSWWNFRRFWKLVLKNSDSTSGNAQEQLPKFLLLLFLMDTAAGHWTSGGLFGGTFSFVSYALFVIALGLYAWVLHRNLFDWKPKEIPTYTHNAEPPKEAVSGKVFVLVVDGMRKDRFEEADAPFMKMMRTAGTEYTQMETVYPARTVVCFSSMFTGTYPREHGITSNMVWKLGIKVESIFDSLRKAGKKGRLLGIAHLIDSMGDDVESVTAVMHNDKADRNIMERAKLVMQEQDPDLLVVQFIATDQTGHSMGALYDEYRIKIEEVDRLIKEFVLWLEAEGFADNATFIVCADHGQADGIGGHGHLDEGERFVPFFLCGPDIRAGVKVEEKHSLVSAAPTIAYLLGAPYPNRSRGPVLLEAVESRTEPEPESTSSDEGSEAAWKTGS; encoded by the coding sequence ATGAAGAAGGCGTCGGCTTTTGAAATCGCGGCGGCGCGCGGATGGAACCTGCTGAACGAGGGAAAGCCGTTTACGCCGATCTTTACGCTGTTCCTCTATGCGATTTATCATGCGTCGCGATGGGACGTGCCTTCCTTTTGGGGGGCGTTCGCGCTTGGAGCCGTCATCGCGCTCCCGGTATTTGCGCTTTATTTTAAGTACGATTTCCCTCTGTTTCTGCGCAATTATTTGTGGCTGCCGCTTGTGGCGGCGATCGTACTGTGGAAGGACGGCAGGATCGATATCGGTCTGTATGCCGGGGCCGTGCTGGTATTCCTTTTTTTTACGGTGTATTTCTGGGGAACGTTTTATTATCATCTGCGGATCGGCACGTCCTGGTGGAATTTCCGCCGGTTTTGGAAGCTGGTGCTGAAAAACAGCGATTCGACGAGCGGGAACGCTCAAGAGCAGCTGCCGAAGTTTCTGCTGCTGTTGTTCCTGATGGATACCGCGGCCGGGCATTGGACAAGCGGCGGACTGTTTGGAGGCACGTTTTCATTTGTCTCGTATGCTCTGTTTGTCATCGCGCTCGGGCTGTATGCCTGGGTGCTGCACCGGAATTTGTTTGACTGGAAGCCGAAGGAAATTCCAACCTATACGCATAATGCCGAGCCGCCGAAAGAGGCCGTCAGCGGCAAAGTATTCGTGCTGGTCGTCGACGGCATGCGCAAGGACCGGTTCGAAGAAGCGGATGCGCCTTTTATGAAAATGATGCGGACCGCCGGAACGGAATATACGCAGATGGAAACGGTGTACCCCGCCCGGACGGTCGTCTGCTTTTCGTCGATGTTTACCGGGACGTATCCGCGCGAGCACGGCATCACGTCGAACATGGTCTGGAAGCTCGGCATCAAGGTGGAATCGATTTTCGACAGCCTGCGGAAAGCCGGGAAAAAAGGGCGGCTGCTCGGCATCGCCCACCTGATCGATTCGATGGGAGACGACGTGGAGAGCGTTACGGCTGTCATGCATAACGACAAAGCCGACCGGAACATCATGGAGCGGGCGAAGCTTGTGATGCAGGAGCAGGATCCGGATTTGCTGGTCGTTCAGTTTATCGCCACGGACCAGACGGGGCACAGCATGGGGGCGCTGTACGACGAATACCGGATCAAGATCGAAGAGGTCGACCGGCTGATCAAGGAATTTGTGCTGTGGCTGGAAGCGGAAGGGTTCGCCGACAACGCGACGTTCATCGTATGCGCCGATCATGGGCAGGCGGACGGAATCGGCGGTCACGGGCATTTGGACGAAGGCGAGCGTTTCGTGCCGTTTTTCTTATGCGGACCCGATATCCGCGCCGGCGTCAAGGTGGAAGAGAAGCATTCGCTCGTCTCGGCAGCGCCGACAATCGCCTATTTGCTGGGAGCGCCGTATCCGAACCGCAGCCGGGGGCCGGTGCTGCTGGAAGCGGTCGAATCCAGGACGGAACCGGAACCAGAATCGACATCATCAGACGAAGGAAGCGAAGCGGCTTGGAAAACCGGAAGTTGA
- a CDS encoding NADH-quinone oxidoreductase subunit D, whose product MIRTEELLLNVGPQHPSTHGVFRIVVKLDGEVINEAIPVMGYLHRGTEKLAENLNYTQIIPYTDRMDYVSAMTNNYVLCHAVETMMGIEIPERAEFMRLIVMELQRVASHLVWWGTYLLDIGAMSPFLYAFRDREIIIDLFNELCGARLTYNYMRVGGVKWDAPDGWIDKVREFLPYMEKKLEEYDNLVSGNEIFLARIKGVGAYDAQTAIDYGLSGANLRCTGVDWDIRKAEPYSLYSRFEFDVPLGKNGDCYDRYLIRLEEVRQSLRILKQAVEQFPSSGETMGKVPRVIRPPAGEAYVRIESPRGEIGCHIVSKGKAEPYRLKFRRPSFVNLQILPKLLVGETMTNLITILGGIDIVVGEVDC is encoded by the coding sequence GTGATCCGTACCGAAGAACTGCTGCTTAACGTCGGCCCGCAGCATCCGAGCACTCACGGCGTTTTCCGCATCGTCGTCAAGCTCGACGGCGAGGTCATCAACGAGGCGATTCCGGTTATGGGCTATTTGCACCGGGGAACCGAGAAGCTGGCGGAAAACCTGAACTATACGCAAATCATACCGTACACCGACCGGATGGACTACGTGTCCGCGATGACGAACAACTACGTGCTCTGCCATGCCGTCGAGACGATGATGGGCATCGAGATTCCGGAGCGCGCCGAATTCATGCGTTTGATCGTCATGGAGCTGCAGCGCGTCGCAAGCCATCTCGTCTGGTGGGGAACCTACCTGCTCGATATCGGGGCGATGAGCCCGTTTTTGTACGCCTTCCGCGACCGGGAGATCATTATCGACCTGTTCAACGAATTGTGCGGCGCCCGGCTGACCTATAACTACATGCGCGTGGGCGGCGTGAAGTGGGACGCGCCGGACGGCTGGATCGACAAGGTGCGGGAATTTCTTCCGTACATGGAGAAGAAGCTGGAGGAATACGACAACCTTGTCAGCGGCAACGAAATCTTTCTCGCCCGGATTAAGGGGGTCGGCGCCTACGACGCGCAAACCGCAATCGATTACGGCCTCTCCGGCGCCAACCTGAGGTGCACCGGAGTAGACTGGGATATCCGCAAGGCGGAGCCGTACAGCCTGTACAGCCGCTTCGAATTCGACGTTCCGCTGGGGAAAAACGGCGACTGCTACGACCGCTATCTGATCCGGCTTGAGGAAGTGCGCCAGAGCCTTCGCATCCTGAAACAGGCGGTGGAGCAGTTTCCGTCCTCGGGCGAAACGATGGGCAAAGTGCCCCGCGTCATTCGTCCGCCGGCCGGCGAGGCGTACGTCCGGATCGAATCGCCGCGCGGCGAAATCGGCTGCCATATCGTATCCAAAGGCAAGGCGGAGCCGTACCGGCTCAAATTCCGCCGTCCGTCCTTCGTCAACCTGCAAATTTTGCCGAAGCTGCTGGTCGGCGAGACGATGACGAACCTCATCACGATTTTGGGCGGCATCGACATTGTCGTCGGGGAGGTGGACTGCTGA
- a CDS encoding glycosyltransferase family 2 protein: MENRKLIVFLPAYNEELNIADVIRRIPRVVRPGWSVEVLVVDDGSADKTVAKAQEAGADHIVRFERNRGLGAAVREGLAACVRLGADIGLMIDADNEYPAEQIPEVIAPIWDGTADYTMGSRFKGEIRGMKLHRRLGNIAFTLLQAALLRRFIWDGQSGMRGFSREAMEHADIIHDYNYAQVLTLNLVRQGFRMQEVPIRYKVRVHGESFIRFRKYLFKVLPAVWKEMRRPVSKRDRRSPDTSAKSKNGAALVLENGTGSGE, encoded by the coding sequence TTGGAAAACCGGAAGTTGATCGTTTTTTTGCCGGCCTACAACGAAGAGCTGAATATTGCGGACGTCATTCGGCGCATCCCGCGCGTTGTCCGTCCGGGCTGGAGCGTCGAGGTGCTTGTCGTCGACGACGGTTCGGCGGATAAAACCGTGGCAAAAGCGCAGGAGGCCGGTGCCGACCATATCGTCCGGTTTGAGCGCAACCGCGGTCTGGGCGCGGCGGTGCGCGAAGGGCTCGCCGCCTGCGTACGGCTCGGCGCCGACATTGGGCTGATGATTGATGCGGACAACGAGTATCCGGCGGAACAAATTCCGGAGGTCATCGCGCCGATCTGGGACGGCACCGCCGATTATACGATGGGATCGCGCTTCAAGGGCGAGATCAGGGGCATGAAGCTGCACCGGCGGCTCGGCAATATCGCGTTTACGCTGCTGCAGGCGGCGCTGCTTCGGCGGTTCATCTGGGATGGGCAGTCGGGCATGCGCGGCTTCTCGCGCGAAGCCATGGAGCATGCGGACATTATCCACGATTACAATTACGCGCAGGTACTGACGCTGAATCTTGTGCGGCAGGGCTTCCGGATGCAGGAGGTGCCGATCCGCTACAAGGTTCGCGTGCACGGGGAGTCGTTCATCCGTTTCCGGAAATATTTGTTCAAGGTGCTTCCGGCCGTATGGAAGGAAATGCGCCGCCCGGTCTCGAAGCGTGACCGGCGTTCTCCGGACACGTCGGCCAAATCGAAAAACGGCGCGGCGCTCGTCCTGGAGAACGGCACCGGTTCAGGTGAATAA
- a CDS encoding NADH-quinone oxidoreductase subunit A: protein MEKYINNYVIVTIFILLGILLPAVALTTGRLLRPSRPTEEKKTTYESGNEPVGEGQVRFNVRYYLFALMFVVFDVETVFLYPWAVAYKQLGLFALVEMIIFVGLLLVGLIYAWKKKVLKWNSI, encoded by the coding sequence ATGGAGAAGTACATCAACAATTATGTGATTGTGACGATCTTCATTTTGCTTGGGATTTTGCTTCCGGCTGTAGCGCTGACAACCGGCCGGCTGCTTCGGCCGAGCAGGCCGACGGAGGAGAAGAAGACGACGTACGAAAGCGGGAACGAACCGGTAGGGGAAGGCCAGGTCCGTTTCAATGTGCGTTATTATTTGTTCGCGCTGATGTTTGTCGTATTCGATGTGGAGACCGTCTTCCTATATCCATGGGCCGTAGCGTATAAGCAGCTCGGCTTATTTGCGCTTGTCGAGATGATTATTTTTGTCGGGTTGCTTCTGGTCGGCCTGATCTACGCCTGGAAAAAGAAGGTGCTCAAATGGAATTCAATTTAG
- the atpD gene encoding F0F1 ATP synthase subunit beta produces MKKGRVISVMGPVVDVEFERGHLPEILNALKIERKAQSESEKDINLTLEVATHLGDNQVRTVAMSSTDGLVRGADVIDTGAPITIPVGAPTLGRVFNVLGEPIDNAGEAKSERNLPIHRPAPTFEELSTQAEILETGIKVIDLLAPYAKGGKIGLFGGAGVGKTVTIQELINNIAQEHGGISVFAGVGERTREGNDLYHEMKDSGVLPKTAMVFGQMNEPPGARQRVALTGLTMAEYFRDEEGRDVLLFVDNIFRFTQAGSEVSALLGRMPSAVGYQPTLATEMGQLQERITSTKKGSVTSIQAIYVPADDYTDPAPATTFAHLDATTNLERKISEKGIFPAVDPLASSSRILTPEVVGQEHYNVAQEVKQILQRYKELQDIIAILGMDELSEEDKTTVARARKIERFLSQPFHVAEPFTGTPGKYVPVKETVRSFREILDGKHDDLPEAAFMYVGTIEEAVEKAKTL; encoded by the coding sequence ATGAAAAAAGGACGCGTTATATCCGTCATGGGTCCGGTTGTCGACGTTGAGTTCGAACGCGGACATCTGCCGGAAATTTTGAACGCGCTCAAAATCGAGCGGAAGGCGCAAAGCGAGAGCGAAAAGGATATCAACCTGACGCTTGAAGTTGCGACTCACCTCGGCGACAACCAGGTTCGCACGGTTGCGATGAGCTCCACCGACGGTTTGGTTCGCGGGGCCGACGTCATCGACACGGGCGCCCCGATTACAATCCCAGTCGGCGCTCCTACGCTCGGCCGCGTATTCAACGTGCTTGGCGAGCCGATCGACAATGCCGGCGAAGCCAAATCCGAACGCAACCTGCCGATTCATCGCCCGGCGCCAACCTTCGAGGAATTGTCCACGCAGGCGGAAATTCTTGAAACGGGCATTAAAGTTATCGACCTGCTGGCTCCTTATGCGAAAGGCGGCAAAATCGGCCTCTTTGGCGGCGCGGGCGTCGGCAAGACGGTCACGATCCAAGAGCTGATCAACAACATCGCGCAAGAGCACGGCGGTATTTCCGTATTTGCCGGCGTTGGCGAACGGACGCGCGAAGGCAACGACTTGTATCATGAAATGAAAGATTCCGGCGTATTGCCGAAAACGGCAATGGTGTTCGGCCAGATGAACGAGCCGCCGGGCGCCCGCCAGCGGGTAGCCTTGACGGGTCTGACGATGGCGGAATATTTCCGCGACGAAGAAGGCCGCGACGTGCTTCTGTTCGTCGATAACATTTTCCGGTTTACGCAAGCGGGTTCCGAAGTTTCCGCGCTTCTCGGCCGCATGCCGTCCGCGGTCGGTTACCAGCCTACGCTGGCAACCGAGATGGGCCAGCTTCAGGAGCGGATCACCTCGACGAAGAAAGGTTCCGTTACGTCCATTCAGGCGATCTACGTTCCGGCGGATGACTACACCGACCCGGCTCCGGCAACGACGTTTGCCCACTTGGACGCCACGACCAACCTGGAGCGTAAAATTTCCGAGAAGGGCATCTTCCCGGCCGTTGACCCGCTGGCTTCGTCGTCGCGGATCCTGACGCCGGAGGTTGTCGGCCAAGAGCATTACAATGTCGCACAAGAAGTGAAACAAATTTTGCAGCGCTATAAAGAGCTTCAAGATATTATCGCAATTCTTGGCATGGACGAGTTGTCCGAGGAAGACAAAACGACCGTCGCACGCGCGCGGAAAATCGAACGCTTCCTGTCCCAGCCGTTCCACGTAGCGGAACCGTTCACGGGCACGCCAGGCAAATACGTACCGGTTAAAGAAACGGTCCGCAGCTTCAGGGAAATTCTCGACGGCAAGCATGACGATCTTCCGGAAGCGGCATTCATGTACGTCGGTACGATTGAAGAGGCCGTGGAGAAAGCCAAAACGCTGTAA
- a CDS encoding DinB family protein, whose protein sequence is MEADFNRTWLINKFEEIRQRILQALEQLDDEQVNWQPDPTSHSISTLIRHIDGNIQERILKGILHHDIRRNREKELKQAQAAKSDLETTVRDRLQLVIDTVRDSTDARLVQTQTVRGRERTHLDLLHQCAAHYSEHMGQIFFIAKQILKERYISTSI, encoded by the coding sequence ATGGAAGCTGATTTTAACCGGACTTGGCTGATCAACAAATTTGAAGAAATTCGGCAACGGATCCTCCAAGCGCTGGAACAGCTTGACGATGAGCAGGTCAATTGGCAGCCCGATCCGACAAGCCACAGCATCTCAACGTTAATCCGGCATATCGACGGCAACATTCAAGAGCGCATCCTGAAAGGAATCCTTCATCACGATATCCGTCGAAACCGCGAGAAAGAACTGAAGCAGGCGCAAGCAGCAAAATCGGATCTGGAGACCACCGTGCGGGACCGTCTGCAGCTCGTCATCGATACCGTTCGTGACAGCACGGACGCACGGCTGGTGCAGACGCAAACGGTGCGAGGCCGGGAACGGACCCATCTCGACCTTCTGCATCAGTGCGCGGCGCATTATTCGGAGCATATGGGGCAAATTTTCTTTATTGCAAAGCAGATCCTGAAAGAACGTTACATCTCCACTTCAATATGA
- a CDS encoding FTR1 family iron permease, with amino-acid sequence MNVQAFLITFREAFEAILIVGIIITYLNRIGQSKWNKWVYTGVALAILASLGVAFVFQTILVGYEAMGSQDYLRIGILFVSSGLLTHMILFMSKQNREMRSKLQNKVALILSAGGALNMIVHSFLVTLREGVETVFFFAAIAQGNISQALQSWGALLGLATAVLLGWIVFKSSKRIPVGSFFKVTGVFLVMIAAGLFVQAIGVMQDLRLMGTFYHTAGGEIGHVYNIVWLMPEHPIDEANYIRDTGHHPLISGQVGVFFKAFLGYSQAPSVEEFVGYWLYYLFVFALLARQKKLAALQAAQAGKPQSGGISASAGEAASGSGASHRPADGRVPSAGCGQPGQDAASGGEVKQAGASAFTAGAKT; translated from the coding sequence ATGAATGTGCAGGCTTTTCTCATCACGTTTCGCGAAGCGTTCGAAGCGATATTGATCGTCGGCATCATCATTACCTACTTGAACCGGATCGGGCAGTCGAAATGGAACAAATGGGTCTATACCGGCGTCGCCCTGGCTATACTGGCCAGTCTGGGAGTCGCGTTCGTGTTCCAGACGATACTGGTCGGGTACGAGGCGATGGGCAGCCAGGATTATTTGCGGATCGGGATCCTGTTCGTATCGTCCGGGCTGCTCACCCATATGATCCTGTTCATGAGCAAGCAGAACCGTGAAATGCGCAGCAAGCTGCAAAATAAAGTAGCGCTCATTTTATCGGCGGGCGGCGCGCTGAACATGATCGTGCACTCTTTTCTCGTTACGCTGCGCGAAGGCGTGGAGACGGTGTTTTTCTTCGCCGCGATCGCGCAGGGCAACATTTCGCAGGCGCTGCAAAGCTGGGGCGCGCTGCTCGGGCTTGCGACGGCGGTTTTACTCGGTTGGATCGTATTCAAAAGCAGCAAGCGGATACCGGTCGGCTCGTTTTTCAAAGTTACGGGCGTATTCCTCGTGATGATTGCCGCCGGGCTGTTCGTGCAGGCGATCGGGGTCATGCAGGATTTGCGGCTGATGGGCACCTTCTACCATACGGCCGGCGGCGAAATCGGCCATGTATACAATATCGTATGGCTGATGCCGGAGCATCCGATCGACGAGGCGAACTATATACGGGATACGGGGCATCACCCGCTGATTAGCGGCCAGGTCGGCGTCTTTTTCAAAGCGTTTCTCGGTTACTCGCAGGCGCCTTCCGTCGAAGAATTCGTCGGCTACTGGCTGTACTACCTGTTCGTATTCGCGCTGCTCGCCAGACAGAAGAAGCTGGCGGCCCTTCAGGCGGCGCAGGCCGGGAAGCCGCAGAGCGGCGGTATCTCCGCTTCCGCAGGCGAAGCGGCATCCGGTTCCGGCGCTTCGCACCGGCCAGCGGACGGCCGCGTCCCATCCGCCGGCTGCGGACAGCCGGGGCAGGACGCAGCGAGCGGCGGCGAAGTCAAACAAGCTGGGGCGTCCGCGTTTACGGCAGGCGCAAAAACATAA
- a CDS encoding F0F1 ATP synthase subunit epsilon translates to MSTFLLEIVTPERIVYAKDVNMVIVKGAAGELGILANHIPLVTPLKIAPVTVKRDNAMDFIAVNGGFIEVRKDKVVILAESAELPEDIDVDRAELARQRAEQRISGGGGEIDVKRAEAALHRALNRLDVKQRVRA, encoded by the coding sequence ATGAGCACCTTTTTATTGGAAATCGTAACGCCGGAGCGTATCGTCTACGCGAAGGATGTCAACATGGTCATCGTGAAGGGTGCAGCGGGGGAACTGGGGATTTTGGCGAATCATATTCCGCTCGTGACGCCGCTTAAAATTGCTCCCGTGACCGTGAAACGCGATAACGCCATGGATTTTATCGCCGTCAACGGCGGCTTCATCGAAGTGCGCAAGGACAAGGTTGTCATCCTGGCGGAAAGCGCCGAGCTTCCGGAGGATATCGACGTCGACCGCGCCGAGCTGGCCAGGCAGCGTGCCGAGCAGCGGATTTCCGGCGGCGGCGGCGAGATCGATGTGAAACGCGCAGAGGCAGCGCTCCACCGTGCGCTGAATCGCCTGGATGTCAAGCAGCGGGTGCGGGCGTAA
- a CDS encoding NuoB/complex I 20 kDa subunit family protein, with translation MEFNLESISPEERQELERNVFMGTLEQLKAWARSNSLWPLTFGLACCAIEMMGTGASHYDLDRFGVIFRTSPRQSDVMIVAGTVTKKMGPLLRRLYDQMPEPKWVIAMGSCATAGGPYVKSYAVMKGVDQIVPVDVYIPGCPPNPAALIYGINKLQEKIRYEAKTGKRVTSR, from the coding sequence ATGGAATTCAATTTAGAATCGATTTCCCCGGAAGAGCGGCAGGAATTGGAACGGAACGTGTTTATGGGCACGCTGGAGCAGCTGAAGGCGTGGGCGCGGAGCAATTCGCTCTGGCCGCTTACGTTCGGGCTGGCCTGCTGTGCCATTGAAATGATGGGGACCGGCGCATCCCATTACGATCTCGACCGCTTCGGCGTTATTTTCCGTACGTCGCCGCGCCAATCGGACGTCATGATCGTCGCCGGCACGGTCACGAAGAAAATGGGACCGCTGCTGCGGCGTCTGTACGATCAGATGCCGGAGCCGAAATGGGTCATCGCGATGGGCTCGTGCGCGACGGCGGGCGGACCGTACGTTAAATCGTATGCCGTTATGAAGGGCGTCGACCAGATCGTGCCCGTAGACGTTTATATACCCGGATGTCCGCCGAATCCGGCGGCGCTGATTTACGGGATCAACAAGCTTCAGGAGAAAATCCGCTACGAGGCGAAAACCGGGAAGCGGGTGACGAGCCGATGA
- a CDS encoding NADH-quinone oxidoreductase subunit C: MSEEKDKELKPDGSRGDEAGDGASSAPEEAAPPAETTAAEPAASGGQASEADSGAPSAADAETPEAPAAAKAAGEGGGAPAGEAPAADPEREAKLKAAAEARAARAAAKAAAAGGEAPAGGGAPAGEAPAADPEREAKLKAAAEARAARAAVKAGAGAAPAEPKPPSPKQPELDEIVRLLRTHVHDGAVEEAVINEMNGDLPTVTVKADYWSEAARLLKTDSSLGFHYLRNVSGVDYESYMEVVYHLVSLETKREAAVKVKTDREEPSVPSATPVWATANWNEREIFDLLGIDFPGHPDLRRIMMPDDWVGHPLRKDYEPLDPEV, translated from the coding sequence ATGAGCGAAGAGAAGGATAAAGAGCTGAAGCCGGACGGAAGCCGCGGCGATGAGGCTGGAGACGGCGCGTCATCGGCGCCTGAGGAAGCGGCGCCGCCCGCGGAGACGACAGCCGCCGAACCGGCTGCGTCCGGCGGGCAGGCTTCCGAAGCGGACAGCGGCGCACCTTCGGCTGCCGATGCGGAAACGCCGGAAGCCCCCGCCGCGGCGAAGGCCGCTGGCGAGGGCGGTGGAGCGCCGGCGGGCGAAGCACCCGCGGCCGACCCGGAGCGCGAGGCGAAGCTGAAGGCCGCCGCGGAAGCGCGCGCGGCCCGCGCCGCGGCGAAGGCTGCCGCCGCGGGCGGCGAAGCGCCGGCGGGCGGCGGAGCGCCGGCGGGCGAAGCACCCGCGGCCGACCCGGAGCGCGAGGCGAAGCTGAAGGCCGCCGCGGAAGCGCGCGCGGCCCGCGCCGCGGTGAAGGCCGGAGCGGGCGCGGCCCCCGCTGAGCCGAAGCCGCCTTCGCCGAAGCAGCCGGAGCTTGACGAGATCGTCCGGCTGCTCCGCACGCACGTTCATGATGGAGCCGTCGAGGAAGCGGTCATCAACGAAATGAACGGCGATTTGCCGACGGTAACGGTGAAAGCCGATTATTGGAGCGAAGCGGCCCGTTTGCTGAAAACGGATTCTTCGCTCGGCTTCCATTATTTGCGCAACGTGTCGGGCGTTGATTACGAATCTTACATGGAAGTTGTATATCATCTCGTTTCCCTGGAAACGAAACGCGAAGCGGCCGTCAAGGTGAAGACGGACCGCGAGGAGCCGTCCGTGCCGTCCGCGACGCCGGTCTGGGCGACGGCGAACTGGAACGAGCGGGAAATTTTCGATCTGCTCGGCATCGATTTTCCCGGTCACCCCGATCTGCGCCGCATTATGATGCCGGACGACTGGGTCGGCCATCCGCTTCGCAAAGACTATGAACCGCTCGACCCGGAGGTGTAA
- a CDS encoding nucleoporin-interacting protein, translating to MLKRIMRLRKAAAALAAALFALLWTVYSLMHVSPYAASWDEVDFVLALDRFDLLAMQPHFPGYPYFVLGGMAMRRFAGDNPVLAYGILNTFLAALSAWPVWRLARRMLSPAWACTVVMLVLSAPYVWLQDAGPMSEGAGIALLWWFLWSWQSAMERRDWRTSLAALFVFGLLMGVRLSYAPFGLALVWLLGVIWAGWRAAGRKALPRALLFTAAGAGCQLLWLGGLALSEGGLAGFAKLAEAFTAGHFSEWGGGVAADPSLPFGERLLRFAGGNVLWTGMFARSAALMAASAALLLAALLCAGARRPPGGAGRPRLARRAAAWLRRPAPPGALAALAGAYGAWALLAQNIDKPRHITPLIGVMWLLLAAMFRAPAPASRPAAPGEAGAALPPAAGAVPPACAAGQAPQAPRAARIRRALRGAGGLLAACVIALQAGRGASLVSRQAAERPAVYQLADALREMAQQNGGRRIVVYTWEEDRVLDYLRTPVEARQILTYDYFRANTKADGDALILLTDHVLGGFEAQAGPLRDHVKPIRTFRSDPLFEPVYADITLYEWKGG from the coding sequence TTGCTGAAAAGGATCATGCGGCTGCGGAAAGCGGCTGCGGCGCTTGCTGCTGCTCTTTTTGCCCTGCTGTGGACGGTATACAGTCTCATGCACGTGAGCCCATACGCCGCATCGTGGGACGAGGTCGATTTCGTGCTGGCGCTGGACCGGTTCGATCTGCTGGCGATGCAGCCGCATTTTCCGGGCTATCCGTACTTTGTGCTGGGGGGTATGGCCATGCGCCGGTTTGCGGGAGACAATCCCGTACTGGCGTACGGTATCCTGAATACTTTCTTGGCGGCGCTCTCGGCATGGCCGGTTTGGCGCCTGGCCCGGCGGATGCTAAGTCCGGCATGGGCATGCACCGTGGTTATGCTGGTCCTGTCGGCGCCTTACGTATGGCTGCAGGACGCCGGCCCGATGTCCGAAGGTGCGGGCATCGCGCTCCTTTGGTGGTTTCTTTGGAGCTGGCAGTCCGCCATGGAGCGGCGCGATTGGAGGACGTCGCTCGCCGCGCTGTTCGTCTTCGGTCTGCTGATGGGCGTGCGCCTGTCGTATGCGCCGTTCGGGCTCGCTCTCGTCTGGCTGCTCGGCGTCATCTGGGCCGGCTGGCGGGCGGCGGGGCGGAAGGCGCTTCCGCGCGCGTTATTGTTCACGGCGGCCGGCGCGGGGTGTCAATTGCTGTGGCTTGGCGGACTTGCGCTAAGCGAGGGCGGACTTGCCGGCTTCGCCAAGCTGGCCGAAGCGTTCACGGCCGGGCATTTCAGCGAGTGGGGCGGCGGCGTCGCAGCCGACCCGTCGCTGCCCTTCGGCGAGCGGCTGCTCCGCTTCGCCGGCGGCAATGTGCTGTGGACCGGCATGTTTGCCCGGTCCGCGGCATTAATGGCGGCGAGCGCCGCGCTGCTGCTCGCCGCGCTGCTCTGCGCGGGCGCGCGGCGCCCGCCGGGCGGCGCCGGGCGCCCGCGCCTTGCGCGCCGGGCGGCGGCATGGCTCCGCCGCCCGGCGCCGCCGGGGGCGCTCGCTGCGCTCGCGGGCGCCTACGGCGCGTGGGCGCTGCTCGCGCAGAACATCGACAAGCCGCGCCACATCACGCCGCTGATCGGCGTGATGTGGCTGCTGCTGGCGGCGATGTTCCGCGCTCCAGCGCCCGCTTCGCGGCCCGCCGCGCCGGGCGAAGCCGGCGCGGCGCTGCCGCCCGCCGCGGGCGCGGTGCCTCCCGCGTGCGCCGCGGGCCAGGCGCCGCAGGCGCCCCGCGCGGCGCGCATCCGCCGCGCGCTGCGCGGCGCAGGCGGGCTGCTCGCCGCCTGCGTTATCGCGCTGCAGGCCGGGCGCGGGGCATCGCTTGTCTCGCGGCAGGCGGCGGAGCGGCCGGCCGTCTACCAGCTGGCCGATGCGCTCCGCGAAATGGCGCAGCAAAACGGCGGCCGCCGCATCGTCGTTTACACGTGGGAGGAAGACCGGGTGCTCGATTACCTGCGCACGCCGGTCGAGGCCAGGCAAATTTTGACGTACGATTATTTCAGAGCTAATACAAAAGCGGACGGGGACGCGCTTATATTGCTGACCGATCATGTGCTGGGCGGCTTCGAAGCGCAGGCCGGACCGCTTCGCGATCACGTCAAACCGATCCGCACCTTCAGAAGCGACCCGTTGTTCGAACCGGTCTATGCCGACATTACCTTGTATGAATGGAAAGGCGGATAA